Proteins from a single region of Limosilactobacillus fermentum:
- the mraY gene encoding phospho-N-acetylmuramoyl-pentapeptide-transferase: MSILVAGLTLVSAFLITFLLMPSLIRYFRAKKEGQQIREEGPTWHEKKAGTPTMGGLLFILSAALTCGWVGAWQGQLNGTLGALLFTLIAYGLIGMWDDSIKIFNHQNEGFKPWQKFLAQVVGAMVFAVIYQHEGFQMGFGLTDWGWFYALFIIFWMVGFSNAVNLTDGLDGLVTGLATISFAAYLVLALVQGQTEVALFCLAMIGTLLGFFPFNHKPAKIFMGDMGSLALGASLAAVALVLHHEWSLLIIGIVYVLETLSVILQVAYFRRTGKRLFKMTPIHHTFEMMGWSEWKIDRVFWLVGLIAGALTVATILFLG; this comes from the coding sequence ATGAGTATCTTGGTAGCGGGCTTAACCCTGGTGAGTGCATTTTTGATCACCTTTTTGTTAATGCCGAGTTTGATCCGCTATTTCCGGGCGAAAAAAGAGGGCCAACAGATTCGAGAAGAGGGCCCAACCTGGCACGAGAAAAAGGCCGGCACCCCGACGATGGGGGGCTTACTCTTCATCTTGTCAGCAGCACTAACCTGCGGCTGGGTGGGGGCTTGGCAAGGCCAACTGAATGGTACCTTAGGCGCCCTGTTGTTCACCCTGATCGCTTACGGCTTAATCGGGATGTGGGACGACTCCATTAAGATCTTTAACCACCAAAACGAAGGGTTTAAGCCGTGGCAAAAGTTCTTAGCTCAGGTAGTGGGGGCAATGGTTTTTGCCGTCATTTACCAACACGAGGGCTTTCAAATGGGCTTTGGGCTCACCGACTGGGGCTGGTTTTACGCCCTGTTTATTATCTTTTGGATGGTCGGGTTCTCCAACGCCGTTAACTTAACGGATGGACTAGACGGACTGGTGACCGGGTTAGCAACGATTTCCTTTGCTGCTTACCTTGTCTTAGCCTTAGTACAGGGGCAAACTGAAGTCGCCCTCTTCTGTTTGGCCATGATCGGGACCTTGTTAGGTTTCTTCCCCTTCAACCACAAGCCCGCCAAGATTTTTATGGGGGATATGGGATCACTAGCGTTAGGGGCAAGCCTGGCGGCGGTCGCCCTGGTTTTACATCACGAATGGTCGCTTCTGATCATCGGGATCGTGTACGTCTTGGAGACCCTGTCGGTGATTTTGCAGGTCGCATACTTCCGGCGGACGGGCAAGCGGCTCTTTAAGATGACGCCGATTCACCACACCTTTGAAATGATGGGGTGGAGCGAATGGAAAATTGACAGGGTCTTTTGGCTCGTTGGTTTAATTGCCGGCGCCCTTACGGTGGCGACGATCTTGTTTTTAGGATAA
- a CDS encoding DNA translocase FtsK, whose product MARKARTTTRPRAKAKPKVQNRLVKSLSGILAILILLVGLFKLGIIGTLVMGLFELIGGETAPELMVVAIIYCLGLTLYGRFPRVKVRWLSGAVLFYAGLLLALHVAMFDSLNAHSHYLLTTWNSLNRAIINGDTTVAIGGGLLGGLLYSGTVYLVADLGAQVLAWLLMLVGVVVFFDLPWHRVIDGLATLVSAAIAKYRAKQKEARQAPIKSRVQQRHQSGLLARFKDHRPSPRTEDKDLPEPIADQPPQGNESAAAVAPSPSPAPAPKIMVAGQPKPSEPASDAGAEPELAGANGQGDDEDYQLPPTTLLTEVAPTDQTKDLEAIKENTSTLQDTLQSFGVEATVENVSLGPSVTKYELRPAVGVKVAKITHLADDLALALAAKDIRIEAPIPGKSLVGIEVPNQKIATVGFRSLEEATPNDGRPLAVPLGRTVSGDVMVADLTKMPHLLIAGATGSGKSVAINVILTSILFKAKPSQVKMLLIDPKKVELSVYNGIPHLLSPVVSDPKKAARALAKVVAEMERRYELFAAFGIRNLAGYNQRVTKEEDDEHHPLPLILVVVDELADLMMTVSHDVEDAIVRIAQMGRAAGIHMIIATQRPSVDVITGLIKANVPSRIAFAVSSGVDSRTILDANGAERLLGRGDMLFQPIDKNKPIRVQGAFISDQDVEAVVNFIKEERPAEYDEAMVVSDAEMEAAQEAEDTDPLFDEALDFVTDQQRASTSMIQRRFRIGYNRAARILDEMEQRGYVSPANGAKPREVYRQPEE is encoded by the coding sequence ATGGCACGCAAAGCACGGACAACGACCCGACCGCGGGCAAAGGCCAAGCCCAAGGTGCAAAACCGGTTGGTCAAGAGCCTGAGTGGGATTTTGGCGATCCTGATTTTGCTAGTCGGCCTCTTTAAACTAGGCATCATTGGTACCCTAGTGATGGGGTTATTTGAACTGATCGGCGGGGAAACGGCCCCGGAACTGATGGTAGTGGCCATTATTTATTGCCTGGGCTTGACTTTATACGGACGCTTCCCCCGTGTGAAGGTCCGCTGGTTAAGCGGGGCGGTGCTCTTTTACGCCGGCCTCTTATTGGCCCTGCACGTGGCGATGTTTGACAGTTTAAACGCCCATAGTCATTACTTATTAACCACTTGGAATAGCCTGAATCGAGCGATTATTAATGGCGACACCACCGTGGCGATTGGTGGGGGACTATTAGGGGGGCTTTTGTATAGCGGTACCGTTTATTTGGTGGCTGATTTGGGCGCCCAAGTGTTGGCCTGGCTGTTGATGTTGGTCGGGGTCGTCGTTTTCTTCGACCTCCCGTGGCACCGTGTGATTGACGGGTTGGCAACCCTCGTGAGCGCCGCCATTGCTAAGTACCGGGCCAAGCAAAAGGAGGCCCGGCAAGCACCAATTAAGTCCCGGGTTCAACAGCGCCACCAATCGGGGCTGCTAGCACGCTTTAAGGACCACCGCCCCTCGCCAAGGACCGAGGACAAGGACCTGCCGGAACCAATCGCCGATCAACCACCACAAGGCAACGAATCGGCAGCGGCCGTTGCTCCGAGCCCGAGCCCGGCCCCTGCGCCTAAGATCATGGTAGCGGGGCAACCGAAGCCTAGCGAACCAGCGAGCGACGCGGGGGCGGAACCGGAATTAGCCGGGGCCAACGGTCAAGGCGATGACGAAGACTACCAATTGCCGCCAACCACGCTTTTAACCGAGGTGGCCCCTACCGACCAAACCAAGGATTTGGAGGCAATCAAGGAAAACACCAGCACCCTGCAAGACACCTTGCAATCCTTTGGGGTCGAGGCCACGGTGGAAAATGTTAGCTTAGGACCGTCCGTGACGAAGTACGAGCTTCGCCCAGCCGTCGGGGTGAAGGTAGCGAAAATTACCCACCTGGCCGATGACTTGGCCTTAGCCCTGGCGGCTAAAGACATCCGGATCGAAGCGCCGATCCCGGGTAAGTCGTTGGTCGGAATTGAAGTCCCGAACCAAAAGATCGCCACGGTGGGCTTCCGCTCCTTAGAAGAGGCCACCCCCAACGATGGCCGACCGCTAGCGGTGCCACTCGGGCGGACCGTTTCGGGTGACGTAATGGTCGCCGATCTGACCAAGATGCCCCACCTCTTGATCGCCGGGGCGACCGGGAGCGGGAAATCAGTGGCAATTAACGTCATTTTGACTAGTATTTTATTTAAGGCCAAGCCTAGCCAGGTGAAGATGCTCTTGATTGACCCTAAGAAGGTGGAACTCTCTGTCTACAATGGGATCCCTCACCTGCTATCGCCCGTAGTTTCCGACCCCAAAAAGGCGGCCCGGGCCCTGGCTAAAGTAGTGGCGGAAATGGAACGCCGCTACGAGCTGTTTGCCGCCTTTGGGATCCGCAACCTAGCTGGCTATAACCAACGGGTGACTAAGGAAGAAGACGATGAACACCACCCGCTACCGTTGATTCTCGTCGTCGTGGATGAATTAGCCGACCTGATGATGACGGTTTCCCATGACGTTGAAGACGCGATCGTACGGATTGCCCAAATGGGTCGGGCGGCCGGTATCCACATGATTATCGCCACCCAACGCCCCTCCGTGGACGTAATTACCGGGCTAATCAAGGCCAACGTCCCGTCCCGGATTGCCTTTGCGGTCTCGTCCGGGGTGGATTCGCGGACAATCTTAGACGCTAACGGGGCGGAGCGACTGTTAGGGCGCGGGGACATGCTCTTCCAGCCGATCGACAAGAACAAGCCGATTCGGGTTCAGGGGGCCTTTATTTCCGACCAAGACGTTGAGGCGGTCGTCAACTTCATTAAAGAGGAGCGCCCAGCTGAATACGACGAAGCGATGGTGGTGTCCGATGCCGAAATGGAAGCGGCCCAGGAAGCGGAAGATACGGATCCGCTGTTTGATGAGGCGCTGGACTTTGTTACCGACCAGCAGCGGGCCTCGACGTCAATGATTCAACGTCGGTTCCGGATTGGCTATAACCGGGCGGCCCGAATCCTAGATGAAATGGAGCAGCGGGGTTACGTTTCACCAGCCAACGGTGCCAAACCCCGTGAGGTCTACCGGCAACCAGAAGAATAA
- a CDS encoding tRNA (cytidine(34)-2'-O)-methyltransferase: MTNHIVLFEPLFPANTGNIARTCAGTDTVLHLIKPLGFSTDDKHMKRAGLDYWDKVKVVYHDDLVAFLDSIDLDHLYIASKFAERDYSEVDYTIAGDHYFLFGKETTGLPEGFMRRYPEKAIRIPQDDNNIRALNLSNTAAIVIYEALRQQGFPNLARVHKYPFDKLK, translated from the coding sequence ATGACAAATCACATTGTATTATTTGAGCCCCTTTTTCCAGCTAACACCGGTAATATTGCTAGAACCTGTGCGGGGACTGATACCGTCTTACACCTCATTAAGCCGCTGGGCTTTTCGACCGATGATAAACATATGAAGCGGGCCGGCCTGGATTACTGGGACAAGGTGAAGGTGGTTTACCACGATGACCTAGTGGCCTTTTTGGATTCAATTGACCTAGACCACCTCTACATCGCCTCTAAGTTTGCCGAACGCGATTATAGTGAGGTGGACTACACCATCGCCGGGGACCACTACTTCTTGTTCGGTAAGGAAACGACCGGGTTGCCAGAGGGTTTCATGCGCCGTTATCCTGAAAAAGCAATCCGAATTCCTCAAGATGACAACAACATCCGGGCGCTCAACCTGTCCAATACCGCGGCAATTGTGATTTATGAGGCCCTGCGCCAACAAGGCTTCCCGAACCTCGCCCGGGTGCACAAGTACCCATTTGATAAGTTAAAGTAG
- the mraZ gene encoding division/cell wall cluster transcriptional repressor MraZ, with protein sequence MFMGEYTHTIDDKGRLIIPAKFRSQLGDDFIITRGLDHCLYGYPLIEWQAVQQRLASLPSTNANARKLVRYFYSAACECQFDKQGRVNLPANLMQHAYLERDCVVIGVASHFEIWDAERWASYQDAAASDFDQLAAGFDGLSF encoded by the coding sequence GTGTTCATGGGTGAATACACGCATACAATCGACGACAAGGGCCGGCTGATCATCCCTGCCAAGTTCCGCTCCCAGTTGGGTGATGATTTCATTATCACCCGGGGGTTGGATCATTGTTTATATGGCTACCCATTAATCGAGTGGCAAGCCGTTCAACAACGGCTGGCTAGCTTACCATCGACCAACGCGAACGCCCGTAAGTTAGTGCGGTATTTTTATTCCGCGGCCTGCGAGTGTCAGTTTGATAAACAAGGGCGGGTCAACTTACCGGCCAACTTAATGCAACACGCCTACTTAGAGCGGGATTGTGTTGTAATTGGGGTCGCCTCCCACTTTGAAATTTGGGACGCCGAGCGGTGGGCAAGTTACCAGGATGCTGCAGCAAGCGATTTTGACCAGTTAGCAGCTGGTTTTGATGGGCTTAGCTTTTAG
- the murG gene encoding undecaprenyldiphospho-muramoylpentapeptide beta-N-acetylglucosaminyltransferase has protein sequence MRLMVSGGGTGGHIYPALALIERLKQVEPDTEVLYVGAKRGLETKIVPQAGYRLETMEVQGFRRSLSLENVKTVYLFLKAVAQAKKLIKDFRPDVVLGTGGYVSGAVLYAAAKLGVPTVIHEQNSVVGVTNKFLARYVNEVAIAFEAARSQFAKSSVTMTGNPRAQQVAQRTNSAYSWTEDGLKDGVPTIMIFGGSQGAPRINKAVVEALPSFNEQPYQVIFATGRKRYDDVMGALAGQPIGDNVKVVPYIEDMPDKLPHVDALVSRAGATTIAEVTALGIPTILIPSPYVTANHQVKNAEALVKKGAALMILEDQLDGRSLITQANHLMNDAAVRQKMAANSKAVGHPDASDQLIAVLKKAIADHQK, from the coding sequence ATGCGCTTAATGGTATCGGGGGGCGGAACCGGGGGTCACATTTACCCGGCCTTAGCCCTAATTGAGCGGTTGAAGCAGGTGGAACCAGACACCGAGGTCCTTTACGTGGGGGCCAAACGGGGCCTGGAAACGAAGATTGTCCCCCAGGCGGGCTACCGGCTGGAAACCATGGAAGTTCAGGGGTTCCGGCGGAGCCTTTCGCTCGAAAATGTTAAGACTGTCTACCTCTTTTTAAAGGCCGTTGCCCAGGCTAAAAAACTAATTAAAGACTTTCGCCCAGACGTCGTTTTGGGGACCGGGGGCTATGTTTCCGGGGCCGTCTTATATGCGGCGGCCAAGCTGGGGGTGCCAACCGTCATCCACGAACAAAACTCCGTGGTGGGGGTGACCAATAAGTTCTTAGCGCGTTACGTGAATGAAGTGGCGATCGCCTTTGAAGCGGCCCGGAGCCAGTTTGCCAAGTCGTCAGTGACGATGACGGGGAACCCACGGGCCCAACAGGTCGCCCAGCGCACTAATTCGGCCTATTCCTGGACCGAAGACGGGCTTAAAGACGGGGTACCCACCATCATGATTTTTGGTGGTTCCCAAGGGGCGCCCCGAATCAATAAGGCCGTGGTTGAGGCCTTACCAAGTTTTAACGAGCAGCCCTACCAAGTGATCTTCGCTACCGGCCGGAAGCGCTACGATGACGTTATGGGGGCGCTAGCGGGGCAACCAATTGGTGATAACGTTAAGGTGGTACCATACATTGAAGACATGCCAGACAAGTTGCCACACGTCGACGCCCTGGTTTCGCGGGCGGGGGCCACGACGATCGCCGAAGTAACGGCGCTGGGAATCCCGACGATCCTGATCCCGTCGCCATACGTGACGGCAAACCACCAGGTGAAAAACGCGGAGGCCCTCGTCAAAAAGGGGGCGGCCCTGATGATCTTAGAGGATCAATTAGACGGGCGTTCCTTAATTACCCAAGCCAATCACCTGATGAATGACGCCGCCGTCCGGCAAAAGATGGCGGCTAATTCAAAGGCGGTTGGTCATCCAGACGCTAGTGACCAACTAATCGCCGTCTTGAAAAAGGCGATCGCAGACCACCAGAAGTAG
- a CDS encoding penicillin-binding protein: protein MDKRQQKKRTINGENRRNRKTFGMWFFLVAAIIFILFTVRFSYIAIFKDVQNHNLKSQAAKLYTSSQVIQAKRGTVYDADGNPIATDTSKYTVYAIIDSSYRSASGKALYVTNKKKTAKVLAKYLDLSEAQILKILSPSSKGIFQVQFGTAGSNLSVATMEKIKKANLPGINFTQIPAREYPEGNFASQLLGMTTLKTNTKTGTTQLVGDMGLEGYFNKQLTGTNGYRTVKQDVYGYQLADSSTKGRKVENGDNITTTLNNKVQHQMETLVSKVEKETQAEGITAIVMEAKTGKIVAATQRPNMKSETPSWTNALTQQTFEPGSTMKVLALAAAINSGNFDPNATYTSGTWSLGGGKITDWVTSGWGTITYKEGFYRSSNVGFAHVEQNMGAKTWMKYIRRFGLLKKVNVYGMGNETAGYTTFKGKLEQANTAYGQGITVNVMELMQAYTAIANNGKMVKPYWIEKVTDPNTGKTVKKLSTTVVGHPISASTAKQVRKYMEGVIYNKVGTGQSYKVSGYRIAGKTGTAQIAGTNGYETGTNDYIYSFAGFAPAKNPKYIIYLSMKKPKNLTKAAETHLSSISTPIIKYLLDQEKLKSEGQQGVVKVGNYVGKNAQTVQTSLAKKKLQVTVIGGNKKITAQSLTAGKEAIINSRLILKTSGEMTMPDVSGWSQADVAQLAQMMGLKLSLTGSGYASNQSISVGTPVKAGDSLKVAYTGK from the coding sequence ATGGATAAGCGCCAGCAAAAGAAACGAACGATAAATGGGGAGAACAGGCGAAACCGAAAGACCTTTGGGATGTGGTTCTTTTTGGTAGCGGCCATAATTTTCATTCTGTTTACCGTTCGTTTTAGTTATATTGCCATCTTTAAGGATGTTCAAAACCATAACTTAAAATCGCAGGCGGCCAAGCTCTACACTAGCTCGCAAGTGATTCAAGCCAAGCGGGGGACGGTCTACGATGCCGACGGGAACCCGATCGCCACGGACACTAGCAAGTACACCGTTTATGCCATCATTGATTCCAGCTACCGCTCGGCAAGCGGCAAGGCCCTGTACGTCACTAACAAGAAGAAGACGGCTAAAGTGTTAGCTAAGTACTTAGACCTAAGTGAAGCCCAGATTCTCAAGATCCTCTCGCCAAGTAGTAAGGGAATCTTTCAGGTTCAGTTTGGGACGGCCGGCTCTAACCTGTCAGTCGCCACGATGGAAAAGATTAAAAAGGCAAACCTACCAGGGATTAACTTCACGCAAATCCCGGCCCGGGAATATCCCGAGGGCAACTTTGCTAGCCAGCTGCTCGGGATGACCACGTTAAAAACCAACACCAAAACCGGGACCACCCAGTTAGTGGGGGACATGGGGTTAGAAGGGTACTTTAACAAACAGCTGACCGGGACGAATGGTTACCGAACCGTAAAACAAGACGTTTATGGTTACCAACTGGCTGATTCGTCAACGAAGGGGCGTAAGGTTGAAAACGGGGATAACATCACCACGACTTTAAACAATAAGGTCCAACACCAGATGGAAACCTTAGTGTCCAAGGTGGAAAAGGAAACCCAAGCAGAAGGGATTACCGCCATCGTGATGGAAGCCAAGACCGGGAAAATCGTGGCGGCCACCCAACGGCCAAACATGAAGTCCGAAACCCCTTCTTGGACCAACGCATTAACGCAGCAAACCTTTGAACCTGGTTCGACGATGAAGGTGCTAGCCTTAGCAGCCGCCATTAACAGCGGAAACTTTGACCCTAACGCCACTTACACCTCAGGAACGTGGAGCCTTGGTGGGGGGAAGATCACCGACTGGGTGACCAGTGGGTGGGGAACCATCACCTATAAAGAGGGGTTTTACCGCTCCTCTAACGTTGGGTTTGCCCACGTTGAACAAAACATGGGCGCCAAGACCTGGATGAAATACATCCGCCGCTTCGGCCTCCTAAAGAAGGTCAACGTATACGGCATGGGGAACGAAACGGCGGGTTACACCACCTTTAAGGGAAAGCTAGAACAGGCCAACACCGCCTATGGTCAGGGGATTACCGTTAACGTGATGGAACTGATGCAAGCCTATACTGCCATTGCCAACAACGGAAAAATGGTTAAGCCCTACTGGATCGAAAAGGTGACCGACCCCAACACCGGTAAGACGGTGAAGAAACTGTCAACCACCGTGGTGGGGCACCCAATTTCCGCTTCGACGGCTAAACAGGTCCGTAAGTACATGGAAGGGGTCATTTACAACAAGGTCGGAACTGGGCAGTCCTATAAGGTCAGTGGGTACCGGATTGCCGGGAAGACCGGGACGGCCCAAATTGCCGGGACAAACGGTTACGAGACCGGGACGAATGATTACATCTACTCTTTTGCCGGCTTTGCCCCGGCTAAAAACCCCAAGTACATCATCTACCTATCGATGAAAAAGCCGAAGAATTTAACTAAGGCGGCGGAAACCCACCTGTCGTCAATTTCAACGCCGATCATCAAGTACCTTTTGGACCAAGAAAAGCTCAAGTCCGAGGGGCAACAAGGGGTAGTCAAGGTTGGTAACTACGTCGGCAAGAATGCCCAAACGGTGCAAACAAGCCTGGCGAAAAAGAAGTTGCAAGTCACCGTGATTGGTGGCAATAAAAAGATCACCGCCCAGTCGTTGACGGCTGGTAAAGAGGCGATCATCAACAGCCGTTTGATCTTAAAGACCAGCGGCGAAATGACGATGCCAGACGTTTCTGGCTGGTCACAAGCAGACGTGGCCCAGTTGGCACAAATGATGGGGCTAAAACTATCATTAACCGGGAGCGGCTACGCAAGTAACCAATCAATCAGCGTGGGCACCCCCGTTAAGGCGGGCGACAGCTTGAAGGTTGCTTATACGGGAAAGTAA
- the rsmH gene encoding 16S rRNA (cytosine(1402)-N(4))-methyltransferase RsmH, producing MAEFNHVTVLLHEAVAGLAIQPAGVYVDATLGGGGHSGEILKQLTSGHLYSFDQDETAIHYNQANLGPAIEEGKLTLMQTNFRNLKQALADQGVTAIDGIVYDLGVSSPQFDDAKRGFSYQHDAPLDMRMNQDQPLSAYQVVNEWSYQELVRILYRYGEEKFAKQIARAIERARQKQPIQTTMELANIVKEAIPAAARRHGGHPAKKSFQAIRIAVNDELGALEDSLEQALALLKVGGRISVITFQSLEDRLVKTMFKEATSLPDLPPGLPVIPADAQPDFKLINKKPVLPTEDELKVNHRAHSAKLRVIERLK from the coding sequence ATGGCAGAATTTAACCACGTAACCGTGCTACTTCACGAAGCGGTGGCGGGGCTTGCCATTCAGCCAGCGGGTGTCTACGTTGACGCCACGTTAGGTGGTGGTGGTCACAGTGGCGAGATCTTAAAACAACTCACCAGTGGTCACCTGTACTCCTTTGACCAGGATGAAACGGCGATCCACTATAACCAAGCTAACTTAGGCCCGGCGATTGAAGAGGGAAAACTAACCTTAATGCAGACCAATTTCCGGAACTTAAAGCAGGCCCTAGCTGATCAGGGAGTCACAGCAATTGACGGGATCGTTTACGACCTTGGGGTATCATCACCCCAATTCGATGATGCCAAGCGGGGCTTTTCCTATCAACACGATGCCCCATTGGATATGCGGATGAACCAAGACCAGCCCTTATCGGCTTACCAGGTCGTTAACGAATGGTCATACCAAGAACTAGTCCGGATCCTCTACCGCTACGGGGAAGAGAAGTTTGCCAAGCAAATTGCCCGGGCCATTGAACGGGCGCGCCAAAAGCAACCGATCCAAACGACGATGGAGCTAGCCAACATCGTTAAGGAGGCGATCCCCGCCGCGGCTCGTCGCCACGGGGGGCATCCGGCTAAGAAGAGTTTTCAGGCAATTCGGATCGCCGTCAACGACGAGCTAGGGGCGCTGGAGGATTCTTTAGAACAGGCCCTGGCGCTCTTAAAAGTTGGTGGTCGGATTTCCGTGATCACCTTCCAGTCCTTAGAGGACCGCTTGGTGAAAACAATGTTTAAAGAGGCAACTAGTTTACCGGACTTACCGCCGGGCCTGCCGGTTATTCCAGCGGACGCCCAGCCCGACTTTAAATTGATCAACAAAAAACCAGTGCTCCCAACCGAAGACGAATTGAAGGTTAACCACCGGGCGCACAGTGCTAAACTTCGCGTGATTGAAAGACTTAAATAA
- a CDS encoding cell division protein: MASNAARQLTSPTPSKIPAPQPTPSPAAKPGRVPFSNFEKLTIVLAVAMVIGMTIALVTTKIQTTSRQQVLQTIQQKITTQTSQNTSQQQEIGELTSQSHLKKMAAKYGLTDTSASVRNVNK, translated from the coding sequence ATGGCATCGAACGCAGCACGACAACTAACCTCCCCAACCCCGAGTAAAATTCCGGCCCCGCAGCCGACGCCTAGCCCGGCCGCTAAACCGGGACGGGTCCCCTTTTCAAATTTTGAAAAGTTAACCATCGTCCTGGCGGTGGCGATGGTGATCGGGATGACAATCGCTTTAGTCACCACCAAGATTCAAACCACCAGTCGGCAACAGGTTTTACAGACGATCCAGCAAAAGATCACGACCCAAACCAGTCAAAACACTAGTCAGCAACAAGAAATTGGGGAGTTAACGAGTCAGTCGCACCTAAAGAAAATGGCGGCTAAGTACGGGTTAACGGATACGAGCGCTAGTGTAAGGAACGTTAATAAGTAA
- the murD gene encoding UDP-N-acetylmuramoyl-L-alanine--D-glutamate ligase, producing MKQINDYKGKRVLVLGFGISGLNAAYLLQKLGATVVANDQQVPKDPRVVADLEGAGITAVTGSNPLSLAEEGFDLVVKNPGIPYDTPLVAAFVKKGTPIITELELGYQVFAGHLISVTGSNGKTTTTTLIEQMVAMGNPHRVEYAGNIGVSFSKVAEELGPDDTIVTEASSFQLLGAPTYRPHIAVITNIFANHLDYHKTRQNYIDAKLGITRNQTKDDYLVINWDKEEWQKLAKRTNATVVPFSRLAKSQEGAYQKGGDLYWRQERIMAAKDVVLIGPQNVENALAAIAAAKLSGVANEAIVRVLTTFTGVRHRLQYVLDYEGRRFYNDSKSTDIEATEVALQGFEQPVILLAGGLDRGYTFERLVPYFREHVKALIVFGESKDKMKAAGEQAGVKTIVESTDAVTAVPEAWRLSEPGDVILLSPANASWDQFPNFEVRGDRFIEAVEQLTGKKEEN from the coding sequence GTGAAGCAAATTAATGATTACAAAGGCAAAAGGGTACTGGTATTAGGGTTTGGAATTAGTGGTCTGAACGCCGCTTACCTCCTCCAAAAACTGGGGGCAACGGTGGTGGCTAACGATCAACAGGTTCCAAAGGACCCGCGCGTGGTCGCCGACTTGGAAGGGGCGGGGATTACGGCCGTGACCGGCTCTAACCCGCTGAGCCTGGCCGAAGAAGGCTTTGACCTGGTGGTAAAAAACCCGGGGATCCCGTATGATACGCCGTTAGTGGCGGCCTTTGTTAAGAAGGGAACGCCCATTATCACCGAGCTAGAGTTAGGTTACCAAGTCTTTGCGGGGCACTTGATTTCGGTGACCGGCTCCAACGGGAAGACGACCACCACGACCTTGATTGAACAGATGGTGGCCATGGGTAACCCGCACCGGGTGGAGTACGCCGGTAACATCGGGGTGTCCTTTTCCAAGGTGGCCGAAGAGCTAGGTCCTGACGATACGATCGTCACCGAAGCCTCCAGTTTCCAACTACTGGGCGCCCCAACCTACCGCCCCCACATCGCCGTGATCACCAATATCTTCGCTAACCACTTGGACTACCACAAGACGCGGCAAAACTATATTGACGCTAAGCTGGGGATCACCCGCAACCAGACCAAAGACGATTACCTGGTCATCAACTGGGATAAAGAAGAATGGCAAAAGCTAGCTAAGCGGACCAACGCCACGGTGGTCCCGTTCTCCCGTCTCGCTAAGTCTCAGGAGGGGGCCTACCAAAAAGGCGGCGACCTATACTGGCGACAAGAACGGATCATGGCCGCTAAAGACGTGGTCTTAATTGGGCCCCAAAACGTTGAAAACGCCCTGGCAGCCATTGCGGCGGCCAAGTTATCCGGGGTCGCAAACGAAGCGATCGTCCGGGTTTTGACCACCTTCACCGGGGTTCGCCACCGCCTTCAGTACGTGTTGGACTACGAGGGGCGCCGTTTTTACAATGATTCCAAGTCGACCGACATCGAGGCAACAGAGGTGGCCTTGCAAGGGTTCGAGCAACCGGTCATCTTACTTGCCGGGGGGCTTGACCGGGGCTACACCTTCGAGCGACTGGTTCCTTACTTCAGGGAGCACGTCAAGGCCTTAATTGTCTTCGGTGAGTCCAAGGATAAGATGAAGGCGGCTGGTGAGCAGGCTGGCGTGAAGACGATTGTCGAAAGCACGGACGCGGTGACGGCGGTGCCAGAGGCCTGGCGGCTTAGTGAACCGGGCGATGTCATCTTACTCTCCCCGGCTAACGCCAGCTGGGACCAGTTCCCCAACTTTGAGGTGCGCGGGGACCGGTTCATTGAGGCCGTTGAACAACTGACCGGCAAAAAGGAGGAAAACTAA
- a CDS encoding DUF4044 domain-containing protein, whose protein sequence is MPKKKTRFQKITMVAVWLMLIAMLGSLIFGAIVSLGLL, encoded by the coding sequence ATGCCAAAAAAGAAAACCCGCTTCCAAAAGATCACCATGGTCGCCGTTTGGCTGATGTTAATCGCCATGCTCGGTTCTTTGATCTTCGGGGCAATCGTTTCGTTAGGCTTGCTCTAG